From Xyrauchen texanus isolate HMW12.3.18 chromosome 12, RBS_HiC_50CHRs, whole genome shotgun sequence, one genomic window encodes:
- the LOC127653212 gene encoding uncharacterized protein LOC127653212 yields MLLLCLFICRGGLLCLAFVQSLFMISSFGASSLALILALLAVAFVQILPLWFLSFLHKRRSVHTRRWMFAVVLLDVGLALFVLLITLGKEEGFFGWTCVILFLQVLRMMAFFEDRVFVAEHAGEQTQQTEMGQQGTNLLSLCNVFMYMFGAVGVILLNSVALTAELVQKSKHGERALEDLRFIVFPSECVFVLYWFLFTFWKTIKPKSVNNGGNVHQRHRRNHPNAAEIHEMQNLSSPDSQK; encoded by the exons ATGTTACTTTTGTGTCTCTTTATCTGCAGAGGAG GTTTGCTATGTTTGGCATTTGTGCAGTCATTATTTATGATATCTTCATTTGGAGCTTCCAGCTTGG CTCTTATTTTAGCTCTTCTAGCTGTTGCATTTGTTCAAATCCTACCTCTCTGGTTTTTATCGTTTCTTCATAAAAGACGTAGCG TTCACACCAGAAGATGGATGTTTGCAGTAGTTCTTCTGGATGTCGGTTTGGCATTATTTGTTCTTCTAATCACTTTGGGAAAGGAGGAAG GTTTCTTTGGATGGACATGTGTCATTTTATTTCTCCAAGTTCTAAGGATGATGGCATTCTTTGAAGACCGTGTGTTTG TGGCTGAACATGCAGGAGaacagacacaacagactgaaatGGGACAACAAGGAACAAATCTGT TGTCTCTCTGTAATGTATTCATGTACATGTTTGGAGCAGTCGGTGTCATTTTGTTGAACTCTGTTGCTCTGACAGCAGAACTGGTACAGAAATCAa AACATGGCGAGCGCGCATTGGAGGATCTGCGATTCATTGTTTTTCcatctgaatgtgtttttgtcttatATTGGTTTCTGTTCACTTTCT GGAAAACTATAAAACCTAA ATCTGTAAACAATGGAGGGAATGTACATCAAAGACACAGACGTAACCATCCG AACGCAGCAGAGATTCATGAAATGCAGAATCTGTCTTCACCTGATTCACAGAAATAA